One genomic region from Oncorhynchus tshawytscha isolate Ot180627B unplaced genomic scaffold, Otsh_v2.0 Un_scaffold_7219_pilon_pilon, whole genome shotgun sequence encodes:
- the LOC121845629 gene encoding neurotrypsin-like, whose translation MSRLLYNNIMDSVLLSVVTLVVVFASSSYSLSSSDVVPSPSFILPFTDCVQSRGRDGFYQGAVDVTESGVVCMRWSEVAGFEERYPGRGLGDHNRCRNPDNRIRPWCFFRNSRGRTDWGYCDCKQGSVRLQGGRSKLDGRVEVYLQGVWGSVCGDDWGDQDATVVCRQLGQGFPGRARSSALSPRGGVVRMHWGAVHCQGEEPDILQCPSVPWNGGECPHAAGVTCTTMEVVALVPVRLVGGVSVGGAC comes from the exons atGTCTAGGCTACTCTACAACAACATCATggactctgttctcctctcagtcgtTACGCTGGTAGTTGTTTTCGCCTCCTCTTCctactctctttcctcctccgacgtcgttccctctccttccttcattCTACCGTTTACCGACTGTGTCCAGAGCCGCGGGAGAGACGGGTTCTACCAAGGGGCTGTGGACGTGACGGAGTCCGgtgtggtgtgtatgaggtggagCGAGGTAGCGGGGTTTGAGGAGCGCTATCCGGGTAGAGGGCTGGGGGATCATAACCGCTGTCGGAACCCGGACAACAGGATCAGACCCTGGTGCTTCTTCAGGAACAGCCGCGGCAGAACGGACTGGGGCTACTGCGACTGTAAACAAg GGTCAGTGCGCCTGCAGGGCGGCCGCTCTAAGCTGGATGGCAGGGTGGAGGTGTATCTACAGggggtctgggggtctgtctgtgGTGATGACTGGGGAGACCAGGACGCTACAGTGGTCTGCAGACAGCTGGGACAGGG tttCCCTGGCCGAGCGCGCTCCTCCGCCCTATCTCCTCGAGGGGGTGTGGTCAGAATGCACTGGGGGGCGGTCCACTGTCAGGGGGAGGAGCCTGATATACTGCAGTGTCCCAGTGTTCCATGGAACGGAGGGGAGTGTCCCCACGCTGCAGGGGTCACCTGTACCACAATGGAAG TGGTTGCGTTGGTGCCAGTGAGGTTGGTGGGGGGTGTCAGCGTGGGAGGGGCGTGTTGA